The segment CTTCGATGGCGGTTGTGCAGGGCGTTCAGGCGAGCTGGCCGAACAGGTAAAGGCCCGCCGCGCTCAGCATGGCGCCCAGGCCGCTGAGCACCCAACCGCTGCGCTCGGCCAGCCAGCGCCGAATGCCCAGGCCGATGCCGACACCGCCCAGGTGCAACACCGCTGTGGTGAGCAGGAAGCCGATCGCATAGCCGGCGAAACCGCTCTCCGGCGTTTCGGAGCCGTGTGCCAGGCCGTGCAGCGAAGCGGCTGCGGCGATCAGCCCCAGGCCCACCGCGGGTGGCACGCTGGCACGCCCTGCGAGCAACAGCATGGCACCGAACATCACCACGGAGAGCGAGACCCCGTGCTCCAGGTACGGCACCGTCACGCCGAGCATGCCCAGCGTTGCGCTCGCAATGAGCGCCAGCAGGAACACGGCCGGACCTTGCCAGGCCTTGTTCGCGGGCAGCGCCGAGACCGACCACACACCCACGGCGACCATGGCCAGCAGGTGGTCAGGACCGAAGGGGTGCACCAGGCCTTCGAACAGGCTGCTGGTGCCGTGGCCGGTGTGGGCCTGTGCGGCGCCGGCCACGCCGGCGAGCAAGGTGGCGGCCATCAGGCCGCGCGCTGTCTGTTTCTTCATCGTTGTTCTCCTCGTTGTCTGTTCATGGCGGTGCGGCGGTCTTGTCCAGGGCACCCTTGGAACCGGCTCCGCCGGACCACCAGGTGCGTCCCCCCTTCGGGGGGAAGACGCGAAGCGCCGCAGGCGGGGGCTCATCTCACCTTCACCCGGCTCATCTCCTGGCCGTCTTCGCTCATCACGTGGGTGGAGCAAGCCAGGCAAGGGTCGAAGCTGTGCAGCGTGCGCAGGATCTCCAGCGGCTGCTCGGGGTTGACCATGGGCGTGTTCATCAGCGAGGCCTCGAAGGCGCCGATCTGGCCCTTGTGGTCGCGTGGAGAGCCGTTCCAGGTGGTGGGCACCACGCACTGGTAATTCTCGATCCTGCCATCCTTGATCCGGATCCAGTGGCCCAGCATGCCGCGCGGCGCGCCCACCGTGCCCACGCCCTTGGCCTCCTTGGGCCAGGTCTTGGGGTCCCACTTCTCGACGTTGGCGGTGGACGTGTCGCCGGCCTTGATGTTCTGCACCAGCTGGCGGAAGTCGTCCATCATCATCTCGGCGGCGTACTGGCTTTCCAGCGCCCGTGCCAGCGTGCGGCCGATGGTGGTGGGCAGCAGTTGCTTGGCGCTGTAGTTCGTCTCGGGCAGGCCCAGCGCCTTGGGGATGGCGCTGTTGATGGCAGTGGCCGCCTCGTCCACCTGCTGCTTGACGCGCTGGCACCACTGGTTGCCCTGCAGCGCGTGCGCGTAGCCCAGGATGTAGCGCGAGAGCGGACCGACCTCGACCGCGTGGCCGCGCCAGCGCGGCGACTTGATCCACGAGTACTTGGCTGATTCGTCGAGCTGCTCGATCTTCGTGCGCGTGCCCTTGAAGTTCGGGCCTTCGGGCCGGTAGTTCGCCTCGGTCACGCCGTCCCAGGGGTGCAGGCCCTGGCTTTCATCGGCGTACTTGTACCAGGAGTGGGTCACGAACTCCTGCACCTGTTCCGGGTCGCGCGGGTCGATCTCGTGGATCTTGCTCCAGTCGCCGTCCAGGATCACGCCGCCCGGCAACTGGTGCGTGCTGTGGTCGTAGGGCACCTTCTCGTAGGTGCCGTAGTCGGCCACGTTGAGCGCGGAAAGCCCGCCGCCGTAGAGCCAGCCCGCCTGTTTGTAGAGGGTGCCGATGGCCAGCACGTCCGGGATGTAGACGTTGTTGTTGAAGTCGATCATCTCCTTGATGCGGGCCTCGACGAAGTTCAGGCGCTCCATGTTGATGGGCGCGCCGGCCGCGCCGTCGCCGTCGATGTTGATCGCGCAGGGCACGCCGCCCACCATGTAGTTGGGGTGCGGGTTCTTGCCGCCGAAGATGGTGTGCACCTTGACCCATTCCTTCTGCAGGTCCAGCGCCTCCAGGTAATGGGTCACCGCCATCAGGTTGGCCTCGGCCGGCAGCACGTAAGCCTTGGAGCCCCAGTAGCCATTGGCGAAGGGGCCGAGCTGGCCGCTCTCGACGAACTTCTTCAGGCGGTTCTGCACGTCGCGGAAGTAACCCGGCGAGGACATCGGGTGCGAGGGCGAGACGATGTGCTGCAGATCGCTGGTCTTCTTCGGGTCGGCGTTCAGCGCCGACACCACGTCCACCCAGTCGAGCGCGTGCAGGTGGTAGAAGTGCACCGCGTGGTCGTGCACCTGCAGCGTCTTGGCCATCATCTCGCGGATCAGGTGCGCGTTGAGCGGGATGCGGATGCCCAGCGCGTCCTCCACCGCGCGCACCGAGGCGAGCGCGTGGCAGCCGGTGCACACGCCGCAGATGCGCTCCACGAAGGCCCAGGCGTCGCGCGGGTCGCGCCCCTTGAGGATGACCTCCAGCCCGCGCCACATGGTGCCGGTGGAGACGGCGTTGCGGATCACGTTGTTGCTGTCGAGGTTGACCTCGCAGCGCAAGTGGCCCTCGATGCGGGTCACCGGGTCGACGACGATGCGCCGGCCCGTGTTGTCCATGCGGAAGCCTTGAGTTTCGTAAGCACCCATGTTCTTGTTCCTCGGTCGTGTCAGTGGTTGGCGGGTGTGGATGCGTCGGGCTTGCGGGCGTTGTTGTCGCGCACGCGCTTGGCCACCGAGATGGCCGCGTGGGCCGCCACCGCCGCGCCCACCACGCCGGCGGCCGTGCCACCGATCTGGTCGGCATTGGCTTCGATGCCGAAGGCGTGGATGTCGGTGAGGCGGTCGTAGAACGAACCCTTGTCCCAGAAGCCGTCTTCCGAGCAGCCGATGCAACCGTGGCCGGCCTTGATGGGGAAGCTCGTGCCCTCGTTCCACTGCACGGTGGAGCAGGCGTTGTAGGTGGTCGGGCCCTTGCAGCCCACCTTGTAGAGGCAGTAGCCCTTGCGCGCGGAGTCGTCGTCCCACGCCTCGACGAACTGGCCGGCGTCGAAGTGAGGGCGGCGGTAGCACTTGTCGTGGATGCGCTGGCTGTAGAACATCTTCGGGCGGCCCTGGCGGTCCAGCTCGGGAATGCGGTCGAAGGTCAGCATGTAGGTGATCACGCCCGTCATCACCTCGGGGATGGGCGGGCAGCCCGGCACCTTGATGATGGGCTTGTCGGTGATGACCTTGTGGATGGGCGTGGCCTGGGTCGGGTTGGGCTTGGCGGCCTGCACGCAGCCCCAGCTGGCGCACGAACCCCAGGCGATGATGGCCTTGGCGTCCTTGGCCACGTGCTTGAGCTTGTCGATGAAGGGCTTGCCCGACTGGATGCAGAACATGCCGTCTTCGTTCAGCGGCGGATTGCCTTCCACCGCCAGGATGTACTGACCCTTGTACTTGGTCATGATCTCTTCGAGGATGGCCTCGGCCTGGTGGCCGGCGGCGGCCATCAGGGTGTCGTCGTAGTCCAGGCTGATCATGGAGAGCACCACGTCCTTGGCCAGCGGGTGGGCCGAGCGGATGAAGGCTTCGGTGCAGCAGGTGCATTCCAGACCGTGCAGCCAGAGCACCGGGGTGCGCGGCTTGTTTTCCATCGCGTGGGCGATCTGGGGCACAAAGCTCGGTGCCAGCCCCAGCGAGGTGGCGGTGAGCGAGCAGTACTTCATGAAACTGCGGCGCGAAATGCCTTTGCGGCGCATGATCTCGTAAAAGGTTTCCATCGTGGGTTGTCTCCTCGGTTCCCCGCGTTGCGCGGTGCAGAGCACCGTTCGCGAGTGCCGACAATGTACGCTTTTGCACCAGTGCTGTGCGTCGGGGCTTACCCTCGGTCACCTGAGGGACTGGCACGGGAAATGCTCAATTCAGTGGGTCGTTGGAACAACAGAAAGCTGCCCATGCCCGCATCCGATTCCGATCTGCTGGCGGCCGCTGCGCACATGCACGTGTTGCTGCGCCGCAAGACCGGCCGTGTCACCGACACCGAATGGATGGCGACCAACGCCGAGTACGCGCGCGCCATGATCGAGTTCGCCCGCGAAAAGGCCCGCAGCGAGCAGATCGAGGAACTGCTGCCCCTGGCTGACCGGGTCGAGGGCCTGCTGGCCAGCCGCACCCCCCCTGCCCGCCCGGTCTGGACCGGCCCTCGCTCGCAGACACCCGCGCCGCCGGCGCCCGCCAGTGGTCCGGCCGAAGAAGGCCCGCTTTCAAGCGCACAGGCGGCCCTGGCCAGCCGCTACATCGGTCGGCTGCGCTGAACCGGCCGCAGCACTTCAGGCCCCGGTCAGGATCCAGCGCGCCGCCTTCTCCGCGATCATCAGCGTCGGGCTGTTGGTGTTGCCGCTGGTGATGGTGGGCATGACGCCCGCATCCACCACCCGCAGGCCGGCCACGCCGCGCACCCGCAGGTGGCTGTCGACCACCGCCATCGGATCACCGTCGCGCCCCATCTTCGTCGTGCCCACCGGGTGGAAAATGGTGCTGGCGATGTCGCCGGCCAGGCGCGCCAGCTCCTCGTCGCTCTGGTACTGGGGCCCGGGCTTGAACTCTTCGGGCCGGTATTTGGCCATGGCGGGCTGGCCCACGATGTGGCGGGTCACGCGCAGGCTGTCGGCCGCCACCTTGCGGTCTTCGTCGGTGCTCAGGTAGTTGGGCGCGATGGCCGGCGCGTCCTCGCAGCGCGGCGAGCGGATGCGCACATGTCCGCGGCTGCCAGGGTTGAGGTTGCAGACGCTGGCGGTGAAGGCCGGAAACGGATGCAGCGGCTCACCGAAGGCATCCAGACTCAGCGGCTGCACGTGGTATTCGATGTTGGCATGCGGCTGTGACGGGTCGCTCTTGGTGAATGCCCCGAGCTGGCTGGGCGCCATGCTCATGGGTCCGCTGCGCCTGAGCGCATATTCCAGTCCGATCAGGGCCTTGCCCCAGAGCGAGCTGGCCAGGGTGTTGAGGGTCTTGGCGCCCTGCACCTTGTAGACCGAGCGGATCTGCAGGTGGTCCTGCAGTGTCGTGTCCCTGATGATTGGTTAATTGGTTCACGCCGTGGTTTACTCTTGGCCCGAGAGGTCATGCTGGAGCTGAAACGATGCATCTGAGGCTGCACAAGAACGCCACCACGACACCCAGGATCCGCGCCGAGATCCAGGTCAGCAAGGAGCCCATGAGGGTTCTGGCCCAGCGCTTTGGCGTGAGTGTCTCCACCATCGCTCGCTGGAAGAAGCGTGCATCGGTTCATGACGCCTCCCATACCCCTCATCGACTGCAAACCACGCTGACGCCGGCCCAGGAGTCCATCGTGCTCGTCTTGCGTAAAAGCCTGGGCCTTTCGCTGGATGACCTGCTGGCAGTCGTACGCGAGTTCATCCATCCGACCGTCTCACGCGCTGCCTTGCACCGCATGCTCAAACGCCATGGAGTGTCGGCGCGCGAGGCATTGAGCGTGGATCGCCCCAGGACCAAGCCGTTCAAGGCCTACGAGCCCGGCTTCGTCCACATCGATGTGAAGTACCTGCCGCAGATGGCGGACGAAACCACGCGGCGTTACCTGTTTGTGGCCATTGATCGCGCCACCCGCTGGGTGTTCGTGCGTGTCTATGCCAGCAAGAGCGCTACCAACGCCCGGCGCTTCCTGAAGGAATTGCACAAGGCCGCTGCCTTCCGTATCCGAACGATCCTGACCGACAACGGCAAGGAATTCACGGATCGCTTCATCACACGGGGAGAGCGTACGCCGACCGGCAGGCATCAGTTCGATCAGCTCTGCGAGGAGCTAGGCATTGAGCATCGCCTGACCCGCCCAAAACACCCGCAGACCAACGGCATGGTTGAACGCTTCAACGGGCGCATCGCCGACATCCTGCGCACCCATCACTTCCATTCCGGCGAAGAACTTGAGGCCACCATCCTGCGGTATGTCTGGCTGTACAATCACCAACTGCCACAGAAAGCCTTGGGGCATGTCAGCCCCATCCAGGCCATGAAACAATGGCAGCGATCACACCCCGAACTGTTCAACAGACGTGTTACCAATCAGCCGGGACACGACACCTAATCGCCTTCGGCAGACCGCGATGCAATGCCACGCGTTCCAGAATGCGCGTCAGTCCGTGTCCGCTGATAGCTCGCTCCGGCACAATGGCCACGGCTTCATGCGTCGCGTCGTCGACCACGGTCAAGTTTTTGATCACACGGCCTTCCGCGGTTCGGTCAAACACGAAATCCATAGACCAGACCTGGTTGGCCGCCGACGGCCGCCCCAGCGGCTGACGATCCGAAACCGGCACCTTCTTACGCTTGCGGCGGCGCACCTGCAACTTCGCTTCTGCATACAGCCGCTCGACCCGCTTGTGATTCACCAACTGGCCCGACTGCCGCAGCTTCAGATAAATCATCCCCGAACCGTAGCGGCGATGTCGGTGAGCCAGCGCCACAATCTCCGCCCGCAACGCCAGATTGCGGTCCGGTGCTGGCTGATAACGATAGGCGCTGGCGCTCATGCCGATTACCATCAGGGCTCGGCGTTCGCTCAAGCCCTGATGAGTCATATGGCGCACCAGATCTCGGCGTGACGGTGCGCTCACCACTTTTTTCGTAACGCCTCGCGCGTGACTTCGTTTTCCAGCAGCGACTCGGCCAGCAGTTTCTTCAATCTGGCGTTCTCGGCCTCAAGCTCTTTCAGACGTTTTGCGTCGGCTACGCTCATGCCGCCCAACTTGCTTCGCCACAGGTAGTAGCTGGCCTCCGAGAAGCCGTGCCGGCGGCACAACTCCTTGATCGGCATGCCCGCCTCAGCTTCCCTCAGGAAGCCGATAATCTGCTCTTCCGTGAATCGCTTCTTCATGTCCAATCTCCTGACTACGTGATTGGACTCTAAATCCGCGCGCTACTCAAATCGGGGGAGACGTCGTACTGGCAGTGGAAATCACCGATACCGGCACTGGAGACAGTAGCGGCCTCGATTTGCTGTTGCCGCAAGTCGGTAAGATCGATCGACTCATTGCCGATACGGCGTATTACCAGATCGAGCGCAATGAACAACTGCTCGCCAGCGGCGTCGTGCCGGTGATTCCTCCCAAGGCCGATGCGGTCGATGACGCGAAGCAAAATCGTTGGCACGATCAACTTGTGCGTTATCTGAAAGAGAAGGGACAGTATGCATTCCAGAACAAATATGGCTATGGCCTGCGCGCTCGCGTTGAGGCGCAATTTTCGCGCATTAAGCGCTGCATCGGCGACACGCTGCTGACGCGTCGCATCGCGTCACAAACTCAGGAAGGCCGCGCTATCGCCAACCTGATCAATCAATGGAATGCATTTGGTCAGGCGAGGTGCGTTAAAAAAGCCTAATTGCGTCTGCACCACCAGCGCCCCTAACCTCCCGAACAAAGCCGAAGCAGATCTTCGATTCGGTTGATCCCAAACGCTGGTGCTTTGCGCTCTCTACTTCTCCGTCGAGATTGGCATTGAATTGTTCAACTTCTTGACACGGTAGTCGAGTTGCGCGCGTGTCAATCCGAGAAGACGTGCGGCTTCTGATATGTTCCCGTTCGCGGCTTTGAGTGCCGCGCGTACGAGCGCATCTTCGACCTCGCAAAGTGTCGCTTTGTTCATCTGTACAGCAAGCGCTGCCCAATCCTCGAGCCCCTCCGGGGCTTCTCCGCTCTTGCGGATCGTCTCGGGGGGAGCGCTCGTCGATATGGAATCGAGGGCAAGCGACCCAAGGTCGCTTAAACCAAAAGCACCCTTACATTCCACGGTGTCACCGCTACTAAACAAGTGGCATACATCGAGCGTACCGCCTTCCTCGGCGAGGATAACGCCACGTTCGAGCACATTTTCCATCTCGCGGATATTCCCGGGCCACGAGTAATCCAGCAATAGATGAAGCGCACGATTGGATAAGCCCTTGAGGGACCGACCATGCCTTTTTGAAAATTTCTTTATGAAAAATTCCAGCAAAACCGGGATATCATCCTTTCTTTCACGCAAAGGTGGAATAACAATTGGAAATACATTCAGCCGGTAGAAAAGATCCTCACGAAAACGCCCGCTTTTTATCGCCTGTTTGAGGTTGTCATTAGTCGCAGTAATTACCCGAACATTTACCTTAACCGTCTTTGAACTCCCGAGGTGCTCCATCTCCCCCGTTTGCAAAACTCTCAATAGCTTCGCTTGAGCGGTTAGACTGAGATTACCAATCTCATCCAAAAAAATGGTCCCTTCGTTTGCGCTTTCGAAACGCCCAACGCGGGCATCGGATGCGCCGGTGAATGCCCCTCGCTCCACACCAAAAAGCTCCGATTCAATCAGCGAATCGGGAAGAGCTGCACAATTTAATTCAACGAATGGTTTCCCTACACGCGAACTTCTGTTGTGCAGTTCCCGAGCAAACAGGCTTTTGCCCACGCCGCTCTCGCCCATCAGTAAAACGGTCGCACTAGTGGGAGCCACTCTGAATATTTTGTGCATCACTGCGTTGAATCCAGCAGACGCCCCTATTGGTCCTTCTTTGACAGGCACTTCGTCAGGCTTGCAAGGCACACACTCATGATCTGTAGAGTCAGTCGGGGCTGGCCCTGAACTTTTCAACGCGACAAAGCGACGTTTCTCCAGAGATTGTGGCAGCATATACCGAAGATCCGCATCGGGGGCGTCCCACTCGTCCACGGGCTTTCCAATGATTCGACATAATGTATTGCCCATCGCGCGGCATTCGACTTCCCGGTATAGAATACGCCGGCCCATGAAAGCGCTCGTGTAGCCGCACGCGTAGCCAATCTGCATCCAGCAGGCTGGTTCGGAGCCGATGCCGTACACGGATATGTGAGCCTCATCCTCGGACGAGTCTTTCCACAGAAATTCCCCGTAATACTGACCGGTGGTGCTGTCGATATCCACTCTGACAGGTTCTACCAGGACGATGCCTTCCAGGGCGTGAAGTTGAGGACCTACCGCGAAGGCATCAAATGCGCTGTCTTGCCCGCGAACCTTTCGTGCGAGCGCGGCATCCCGAGAACCCGATAGATATCCCATGCGGGTCAGCAATCCGCGCGCAGCATCGCTACCTAAAGCTTCGATGAGTTCCTGTCGCAGTGAAGCAAACGCGTCCGTATGGATCAAGACCATTCGACGATCGTCGAGCCAGATGCGACCGTCCGCAGGATTGAAACGAAGCCGTTCCGCCAGATCCCGAATGTCCGGAAAATGCAGATCAGCCACTACATCTGGCACGAAAAGCGGTATTCCTCTGTCTATTTCTCCCGCTTTCCCTTTCTCCTCCTTCATGTTCCCTCCTCAGGAAATCGCCAGTCAGGGCTCTTTCTTAAAAGTTCATCGTCTCGCACGCTCTCACCGGGTGCGTAAACCTGCCTGGAACGAAAACCTAATTGGGGGACCGTTCGTTGCCACATGCCGTTGGCGTCACTTGAACGCCCCCCAAAGGCCTCCGCGCGGAGGCTTAAAGCGCCTCTTCCGAGAAGAAGTCACCGACCAACCGGTTAAATCGCTCTCCATGTTCAATCTGCGTCCAATGGCCACAGCGGCCGAACACGTGCAGCTGCGCCCGTGGAATCAGTCTGAGCAGTGTATAGGAATTGGACAGCGGGATGACCTGGTCTTCGCGCCCATGGATGATGAGTGTCTCGTGCGGAAGCGAGCCGACGTCCTCCTCCCGGCTCGCCATAGCGTCCACCCAACGCTGGCGCGGTGCCGGAAACATACTTGAAAACGCTTCCTGAAAGTTCGGCCGGATGCTTGCCTCATAACGCAGGCGAGCGAGGTCGTCATTTACGAGATTGCGGTCGAACGCAAAAACATCGAGCAACTCTCGCATGTTGTCGATTGACGGAACGTAGCCCCAAACCTTGTCCAACCCCTCCGTTATCGGGAAGGAGATACCCACGCTGCCCATGAGGACCAATCGGCGCACTCTTTCGGGCGCCCGGATGGCCAGCGCCAAGGCCAGAGCCCCTCCGAAAGAGTTGCCCACCACGTGAGCCTTGTCAATGCCAAGCGCATCCAGCAACCCGAGCGCATGCCCGACCCAGGTATCCATGTCATACCGGATACCCACCGGCCGCTCGGTATATCCAAAGCCCACCATGTCCGGTGCGATGACGCGAAACTGCTTCGCGAGTTCAGGGATTGTGAGGCGCCAGTTCGCCCATGCGGTTACTCCAGGGCCCGATCCATGAATCAAAAGAACAGGCACTCCCTGACCACGATCGTGATAATTGGTTTTTATACCATTTGCGGTGACTGTATTCGCAATTTCTAAAGAATCCGACATTTGCAACTCCATATATCCAGTATCCGGCAACGAGCAATAACTTGATTTCCCTTAACAACCTCGTATGATTTTTCTTGGTTGAATCATCATCGATCTTTCTCAATGCTTCGCCGCAAAGCATGCTTGGGCGGCTTCCATTGGCATCAACCCTGCATTGAAGTAGCCATGCAAACGCTTGACGACTTCTTTGTCGGGTACATAGGGCCACCGGATAAAACCTAGTTCGACGGCCGCCTCAAACCAGGCGTTCGTCCACGCCTGCAGGTGCTTTGCATCCCCGATGCGTCAGTATATTTGACTCGTCAAACATAGTTTGTCGACCTCTGATGACTCGGAGCAATCATCTGCGCAATGCGACTTACGCTAGACCGCGCCCTCTGGGGGAAGTACCACTTCCTGAACGGCTAGCGGATTTTCGCGTAGATCTCATTGCACGAGCGTCCGCTTCCGTTTCCCTTCTACGAGCGTCAAATTCAGGACACTAGCCTCAAGCTTAACCCGCGTCGCTTGAGGTACGGCAGGTCCAATACATTATGTCTAAAAACGTCTTTGGTCATTCATGACTTCAATGTCCGGCTTCGTGAACACAAAAATTGCTGTTCCCGACTCACGCGACCTCTTGTGGGCTTAAATTTCGCCGATGAACGTGGTACGTCAATAATCACAATGTTTGCCTTTAACGGTGTCTGACAGTCCTGACCTACAGGGTCAACCCCACCCGCGCCCGCCTCTGCATCAAAACCGTTTTTGCCAGGCCACCGCTGCGTTGATCTGCGAGTGGGTCACCTTTATCGGCACGGAGGTGTTGGGCTGACTCGTGTTCGTCAAGGTCTTCTGCAGTGCGAATGATATGCCGAGGTCGATCTTGCTGTTTTGGCTGAACGCATAAGAGACGCCGCCGGTCAGGGTCGTGGTCGGGATGGCGGGAATGACGGCCAACAGCATATTGTTGGGTATGGCTTCCTGCGCATAATGGAAGCCCGCACGGAACGCGAGGCTCGCGTTGTAGCGGTATTCCGCCCCCACGCCAAACACGTTGATGTCACGGTAGTTCTGCGGCAGCGACAGGTTCAGGTTCGCCCCCGTGCCCGACTGCACGAAGCTCACGTTGATGTCCTTGAACACGCTCGCGAGAAACACGCGCTGATAGTCGGCCGAAACGCTCCAGTGATCGTTTAACCGGTGACTAATACCTGCCGTGAACTGCGCGGGCATTTCGAAGCTGTGGACCGTGATCTGACCGTCGAGCGGGATGTTTCCGGCAACGGAACTTACTGCCGACAACGTTGCATGGCCGCCCAGATCGCCCACGCGCGTCTTGAAGTTGTAGGCCAGG is part of the Cupriavidus metallidurans CH34 genome and harbors:
- a CDS encoding IS481-like element ISRme14 family transposase, which gives rise to MHLRLHKNATTTPRIRAEIQVSKEPMRVLAQRFGVSVSTIARWKKRASVHDASHTPHRLQTTLTPAQESIVLVLRKSLGLSLDDLLAVVREFIHPTVSRAALHRMLKRHGVSAREALSVDRPRTKPFKAYEPGFVHIDVKYLPQMADETTRRYLFVAIDRATRWVFVRVYASKSATNARRFLKELHKAAAFRIRTILTDNGKEFTDRFITRGERTPTGRHQFDQLCEELGIEHRLTRPKHPQTNGMVERFNGRIADILRTHHFHSGEELEATILRYVWLYNHQLPQKALGHVSPIQAMKQWQRSHPELFNRRVTNQPGHDT
- a CDS encoding hydrogenase small subunit, whose product is METFYEIMRRKGISRRSFMKYCSLTATSLGLAPSFVPQIAHAMENKPRTPVLWLHGLECTCCTEAFIRSAHPLAKDVVLSMISLDYDDTLMAAAGHQAEAILEEIMTKYKGQYILAVEGNPPLNEDGMFCIQSGKPFIDKLKHVAKDAKAIIAWGSCASWGCVQAAKPNPTQATPIHKVITDKPIIKVPGCPPIPEVMTGVITYMLTFDRIPELDRQGRPKMFYSQRIHDKCYRRPHFDAGQFVEAWDDDSARKGYCLYKVGCKGPTTYNACSTVQWNEGTSFPIKAGHGCIGCSEDGFWDKGSFYDRLTDIHAFGIEANADQIGGTAAGVVGAAVAAHAAISVAKRVRDNNARKPDASTPANH
- a CDS encoding sigma-54-dependent Fis family transcriptional regulator; the protein is MKEEKGKAGEIDRGIPLFVPDVVADLHFPDIRDLAERLRFNPADGRIWLDDRRMVLIHTDAFASLRQELIEALGSDAARGLLTRMGYLSGSRDAALARKVRGQDSAFDAFAVGPQLHALEGIVLVEPVRVDIDSTTGQYYGEFLWKDSSEDEAHISVYGIGSEPACWMQIGYACGYTSAFMGRRILYREVECRAMGNTLCRIIGKPVDEWDAPDADLRYMLPQSLEKRRFVALKSSGPAPTDSTDHECVPCKPDEVPVKEGPIGASAGFNAVMHKIFRVAPTSATVLLMGESGVGKSLFARELHNRSSRVGKPFVELNCAALPDSLIESELFGVERGAFTGASDARVGRFESANEGTIFLDEIGNLSLTAQAKLLRVLQTGEMEHLGSSKTVKVNVRVITATNDNLKQAIKSGRFREDLFYRLNVFPIVIPPLRERKDDIPVLLEFFIKKFSKRHGRSLKGLSNRALHLLLDYSWPGNIREMENVLERGVILAEEGGTLDVCHLFSSGDTVECKGAFGLSDLGSLALDSISTSAPPETIRKSGEAPEGLEDWAALAVQMNKATLCEVEDALVRAALKAANGNISEAARLLGLTRAQLDYRVKKLNNSMPISTEK
- a CDS encoding HupE/UreJ family protein, with the translated sequence MKKQTARGLMAATLLAGVAGAAQAHTGHGTSSLFEGLVHPFGPDHLLAMVAVGVWSVSALPANKAWQGPAVFLLALIASATLGMLGVTVPYLEHGVSLSVVMFGAMLLLAGRASVPPAVGLGLIAAAASLHGLAHGSETPESGFAGYAIGFLLTTAVLHLGGVGIGLGIRRWLAERSGWVLSGLGAMLSAAGLYLFGQLA
- a CDS encoding alpha/beta fold hydrolase, with the translated sequence MSDSLEIANTVTANGIKTNYHDRGQGVPVLLIHGSGPGVTAWANWRLTIPELAKQFRVIAPDMVGFGYTERPVGIRYDMDTWVGHALGLLDALGIDKAHVVGNSFGGALALALAIRAPERVRRLVLMGSVGISFPITEGLDKVWGYVPSIDNMRELLDVFAFDRNLVNDDLARLRYEASIRPNFQEAFSSMFPAPRQRWVDAMASREEDVGSLPHETLIIHGREDQVIPLSNSYTLLRLIPRAQLHVFGRCGHWTQIEHGERFNRLVGDFFSEEAL
- a CDS encoding nickel-dependent hydrogenase large subunit encodes the protein MGAYETQGFRMDNTGRRIVVDPVTRIEGHLRCEVNLDSNNVIRNAVSTGTMWRGLEVILKGRDPRDAWAFVERICGVCTGCHALASVRAVEDALGIRIPLNAHLIREMMAKTLQVHDHAVHFYHLHALDWVDVVSALNADPKKTSDLQHIVSPSHPMSSPGYFRDVQNRLKKFVESGQLGPFANGYWGSKAYVLPAEANLMAVTHYLEALDLQKEWVKVHTIFGGKNPHPNYMVGGVPCAINIDGDGAAGAPINMERLNFVEARIKEMIDFNNNVYIPDVLAIGTLYKQAGWLYGGGLSALNVADYGTYEKVPYDHSTHQLPGGVILDGDWSKIHEIDPRDPEQVQEFVTHSWYKYADESQGLHPWDGVTEANYRPEGPNFKGTRTKIEQLDESAKYSWIKSPRWRGHAVEVGPLSRYILGYAHALQGNQWCQRVKQQVDEAATAINSAIPKALGLPETNYSAKQLLPTTIGRTLARALESQYAAEMMMDDFRQLVQNIKAGDTSTANVEKWDPKTWPKEAKGVGTVGAPRGMLGHWIRIKDGRIENYQCVVPTTWNGSPRDHKGQIGAFEASLMNTPMVNPEQPLEILRTLHSFDPCLACSTHVMSEDGQEMSRVKVR
- a CDS encoding transposase, with translation MEITDTGTGDSSGLDLLLPQVGKIDRLIADTAYYQIERNEQLLASGVVPVIPPKADAVDDAKQNRWHDQLVRYLKEKGQYAFQNKYGYGLRARVEAQFSRIKRCIGDTLLTRRIASQTQEGRAIANLINQWNAFGQARCVKKA